In Ruminiclostridium papyrosolvens DSM 2782, the following proteins share a genomic window:
- a CDS encoding cadherin-like beta sandwich domain-containing protein, with protein MGNIALAGLVSASSYIAPFEAKRAVDGIAKPVNRWVGEVPCSLNFIPGSLYCVNRWVVSGMASVGWDSQQYYLLTYSLQGSNNNTSWVTLDTVDNTNTSTIAYSSDRTFVPTAAYTYYRVLVSKGLKCNPNIASISNFQLFSVDPSSPYLSKLTINSGTLTPTFNKSTFAYTATVDYGVTSIVVTPTAETPAAYGQNAVIKVNGVPTNSGAGATVNLAVGANNIAIDVTSAVGYVTQRYTLIVTRLNSNKLTSLSVLNGTTVLPMAPTFDKNTYGYTVEVDSTVQSVMLNATCENPASTMTINGGAAVSGTPYGPIALQATGDTTVNVIVSTATMSPQTYTVTIKRKEDLTLTALVLQTTSQLILDPTFSPQSFYPGTTYNASCAYTTFIGVKATASNPLGVTLTVNGTTLTSGVRKSVNVTPGANDISITVTSNTTGNFIVYKCSINVAKQ; from the coding sequence ATGGGGAATATCGCATTAGCCGGCCTTGTTTCAGCATCCAGTTATATAGCTCCTTTTGAGGCCAAAAGAGCAGTTGATGGAATAGCAAAGCCTGTCAACAGATGGGTTGGAGAAGTACCTTGTTCACTTAATTTTATACCGGGCAGCTTGTATTGTGTAAATCGGTGGGTTGTAAGTGGCATGGCATCAGTGGGGTGGGACTCTCAGCAATACTATTTGCTGACTTATTCTTTACAGGGTAGCAATAACAATACTTCATGGGTAACCCTTGATACAGTTGATAACACAAATACCAGCACAATAGCGTATAGTTCGGACAGAACCTTTGTCCCTACTGCCGCATATACATATTATAGGGTTCTTGTATCAAAAGGATTAAAATGTAATCCAAATATTGCGTCAATTTCCAATTTTCAATTGTTCTCTGTTGACCCATCAAGCCCATATCTGTCAAAACTGACAATAAACAGCGGTACACTTACACCGACTTTTAATAAAAGTACATTTGCATATACTGCCACAGTTGATTATGGAGTTACCAGTATTGTAGTAACACCTACTGCAGAAACTCCGGCTGCCTACGGACAAAATGCAGTTATAAAGGTAAATGGAGTTCCAACTAATAGTGGAGCAGGAGCAACTGTAAACCTTGCAGTCGGTGCTAATAACATAGCTATTGATGTTACTTCGGCGGTTGGGTATGTTACTCAGAGGTACACACTGATTGTCACCAGACTAAACAGTAATAAACTCACCAGTCTTTCTGTACTTAACGGAACCACAGTACTTCCTATGGCGCCGACTTTTGATAAAAATACTTACGGGTACACGGTAGAAGTTGATAGCACGGTTCAAAGCGTAATGTTAAATGCGACATGTGAAAACCCTGCATCTACCATGACTATAAACGGAGGAGCTGCTGTCAGCGGTACACCATACGGGCCGATTGCATTGCAGGCAACTGGAGATACAACAGTAAATGTCATAGTATCTACAGCAACGATGTCACCGCAGACGTATACGGTAACAATTAAGAGGAAAGAGGATTTGACGTTGACAGCGTTGGTATTGCAAACCACGTCACAGCTTATACTTGATCCAACTTTTAGCCCGCAATCGTTTTATCCGGGGACTACATATAATGCAAGTTGTGCATATACTACTTTTATAGGTGTAAAAGCAACAGCTTCAAACCCATTGGGAGTAACACTCACTGTAAATGGTACTACTTTAACAAGCGGAGTCAGAAAATCTGTAAATGTTACACCGGGTGCAAATGATATTAGCATTACTGTTACATCAAATACAACGGGTAATTTCATTGTATATAAATGTAGTATAAATGTTGCAAAACAATAA